The Drosophila innubila isolate TH190305 chromosome 3R unlocalized genomic scaffold, UK_Dinn_1.0 2_E_3R, whole genome shotgun sequence genome has a segment encoding these proteins:
- the LOC117790683 gene encoding glutamine--fructose-6-phosphate aminotransferase [isomerizing] 2 isoform X3: MCGIFAYLNYLTPKSRQEVLDLLVTGLKRLEYRGYDSTGVAIDSADSKSIVMVKRTGKVKVLEDAIQEHFSGEDYSEPVLTHVGIAHTRWATHGVPCEMNSHPQRSDEGNGFVVVHNGIITNYNDVKTFLAKKGYEFESDTDTEVFAKLVHHLWKKHPNISFRELVEQAIQQVEGAFAIAVKSKHFPGECVAARRSSPLLVAIKTKTRLATDHIPILYGKDDKKLSSDQDTDSGKPQVLPRSDSTSEFMPLDQKEVEYFFASDASAVIEHTNRVIYLEDDDVAAVRDGTLSIHRLKKSLDDPHAREITTLKMEIQQIMKGNYDYFMQKEIFEQPESVVNTMRGRVRFDGNSIVLGGIKDYIPEIKRCRRLMLIGCGTSYHSAVATRQLLEELTELPVMVELASDFLDRNTPIFRDDVCFFISQSGETADTLMALRYCKQRGALIVGITNTVGSSICRESHCGVHINAGPEIGVASTKAYTSQFISLVMFALVMSEDRLSLQQRRLEILQALSNLADQIREVLKLDSKVQELAKDLYQHKSLLIMGRGYNFATCLEGALKVKELTYMHSEGIMAGELKHGPLALVDDSMPVLMIVLRDPVYVKCMNALQQVTSRKGCPIIICEEGDEETKAFSSRSLEIPRTVDCLQGILTVIPMQLLSYHIAVLRGCDVDCPRNLAKSVTVE; this comes from the exons GAATTTTCGCATACTTAAATTACCTGACGCCAAAGTCGCGCCAGGAGGTCCTAGATCTGCTGGTGACGGGATTGAAGCGACTGGAGTACCGTGGCTATGACTCCACTGGAGTGGCCATCGATTCAGCAGACAGCAAGAGCATTGTGATGGTTAAGAGGACTGGCAAGGTCAAGGTCCTGGAAGATGCAATTCAAGAGC ACTTCAGTGGGGAGGATTACAGTGAACCCGTGCTGACCCACGTGGGCATTGCACACACACGTTGGGCCACCCACGGTGTGCCCTGTGAGATGAACTCTCATCCACAGCGCTCAGACGAGGGCAACGGCTTCGTTGTGGTGCACAATGGCATCATTACCAACTACAATGACGTCAAAACTTTCCTGGCCAAAAAGGGCTACGAGTTCGAgtcggacacggacacggaagTCTTTGCCAAGCTGGTCCACCATTTGTGGAAGAAGCATCCCAACATTTCATTCCGCGAACTGGTCGAACAGGCCATTCAGCAAGTG gaGGGAGCATTTGCCATTGCCGTCAAGTCGAAGCATTTTCCGGGCGAGTGCGTCGCAGCCCGCCGGAGTTCCCCCCTCCTGGTGGCAATCAAGACAAAGACCCGTTTGGCCACAGATCACATTCCCATTCTCTATGGCAAGG ATGACAAGAAGCTGAGCTCCGATCAAG aTACCGATTCTGGCAAGCCCCAAG TGTTGCCCCGTTCGGATAGCACCTCGGAGTTTATGCCCCTGGATCAGAAGGAAGTGGAGTATTTCTTTGCCTCGGACGCCTCTGCTGTCATCGAGCACACAAATCGCGTCATCTACTTGGag GATGACGATGTGGCAGCTGTGAGAGATGGCACTCTGAGCATCCATCGTCTGAAGAAGAGCCTGGACGATCCACATGCCCGTGAGATCACCACATTGAAGATGGAGATTCAGCAGATCATGAAGGGCAACTACGATTACTTCATGCAGAAGGAGATCTTCGAGCAACCCGAATCTGTGGTCAACACGATGCGTGGACGCGTTCGCTTCGATGGCAACAGCATCGTCCTGGGCGGCATTAAGGATTACATTCCGGAGATCAAGCGTTGTCGTCGCCTGATGCTGATTGGATGCGGCACTTCGTATCACAGTGCTGTTGCCACACGGCAGCTGCTCGAGGAACTGACAGAGCTGCCCGTCATGGTGGAACTGGCCTCCGATTTCCTCGACCGCAACACGCCCATTTTCCGTGACGATGTCTGCTTCTTCATCTCGCAGTCGGGCGAAACCGCCGACACTTTGATGGCCCTGCGTTACTGCAAACAGCGTGGAGCTCTCATCGTGGGCATCACCAACACCGTGGGCAGCAGCATCTGCCGTGAGTCGCACTGTGGAGTCCACATCAATGCCGGTCCTGAGATCGGTGTGGCATCCACCAAGGCGTACACCTCACAGTTCATTTCGTTGGTCATGTTTGCCCTGGTCATGTCTGAGGATCGTCTGTCGCTGCAGCAACGTCGCCTGGAGATCCTGCAGGCTCTCTCCAACCTGGCTGATCAGATCCGTGAAGTGCTCAAGCTCGACTCCAAGGTGCAGGAGCTGGCCAAGGATTTATATCAGCACAAGTCGCTCTTGATCATGGGACGTGGCTACAACTTTGCCACTTGCCTGGAAGGTGCTCTG AAAGTGAAGGAGTTGACCTACATGCACAGCGAGGGCATCATGGCTGGAGAGTTGAAGCACGGTCCTCTGGCTCTGGTGGATGACTCGATGCCCGTGCTGATGATCGTGCTCCGTGATCCCGTCTATGTCAAGTGCATGAATGCCCTGCAACAGGTGACATCTCGCAAGGGTTGTCCCATCATCATCTGCGAAGAGGGCGATGAGGAGACGAAGGCCTTCTCCTCCCGCAGCCTTGAGATTCCCCGCACCGTCGACTGCCTGCAAGGCATCCTGACTGTCATTCCCATGCAGCTCCTCTCCTACCACATTGCCGTGCTCCGAGGCTGCGACGTCGACTGTCCGCGTAACTTGGCCAAGTCCGTGACTGTGGAGTAA
- the LOC117790683 gene encoding glutamine--fructose-6-phosphate aminotransferase [isomerizing] 2 isoform X2 — MCGIFAYLNYLTPKSRQEVLDLLVTGLKRLEYRGYDSTGVAIDSADSKSIVMVKRTGKVKVLEDAIQEHFSGEDYSEPVLTHVGIAHTRWATHGVPCEMNSHPQRSDEGNGFVVVHNGIITNYNDVKTFLAKKGYEFESDTDTEVFAKLVHHLWKKHPNISFRELVEQAIQQVEGAFAIAVKSKHFPGECVAARRSSPLLVAIKTKTRLATDHIPILYGKDTDSGKPQELRPHGQTRELPVLPRSDSTSEFMPLDQKEVEYFFASDASAVIEHTNRVIYLEDDDVAAVRDGTLSIHRLKKSLDDPHAREITTLKMEIQQIMKGNYDYFMQKEIFEQPESVVNTMRGRVRFDGNSIVLGGIKDYIPEIKRCRRLMLIGCGTSYHSAVATRQLLEELTELPVMVELASDFLDRNTPIFRDDVCFFISQSGETADTLMALRYCKQRGALIVGITNTVGSSICRESHCGVHINAGPEIGVASTKAYTSQFISLVMFALVMSEDRLSLQQRRLEILQALSNLADQIREVLKLDSKVQELAKDLYQHKSLLIMGRGYNFATCLEGALKVKELTYMHSEGIMAGELKHGPLALVDDSMPVLMIVLRDPVYVKCMNALQQVTSRKGCPIIICEEGDEETKAFSSRSLEIPRTVDCLQGILTVIPMQLLSYHIAVLRGCDVDCPRNLAKSVTVE, encoded by the exons GAATTTTCGCATACTTAAATTACCTGACGCCAAAGTCGCGCCAGGAGGTCCTAGATCTGCTGGTGACGGGATTGAAGCGACTGGAGTACCGTGGCTATGACTCCACTGGAGTGGCCATCGATTCAGCAGACAGCAAGAGCATTGTGATGGTTAAGAGGACTGGCAAGGTCAAGGTCCTGGAAGATGCAATTCAAGAGC ACTTCAGTGGGGAGGATTACAGTGAACCCGTGCTGACCCACGTGGGCATTGCACACACACGTTGGGCCACCCACGGTGTGCCCTGTGAGATGAACTCTCATCCACAGCGCTCAGACGAGGGCAACGGCTTCGTTGTGGTGCACAATGGCATCATTACCAACTACAATGACGTCAAAACTTTCCTGGCCAAAAAGGGCTACGAGTTCGAgtcggacacggacacggaagTCTTTGCCAAGCTGGTCCACCATTTGTGGAAGAAGCATCCCAACATTTCATTCCGCGAACTGGTCGAACAGGCCATTCAGCAAGTG gaGGGAGCATTTGCCATTGCCGTCAAGTCGAAGCATTTTCCGGGCGAGTGCGTCGCAGCCCGCCGGAGTTCCCCCCTCCTGGTGGCAATCAAGACAAAGACCCGTTTGGCCACAGATCACATTCCCATTCTCTATGGCAAGG aTACCGATTCTGGCAAGCCCCAAG AATTACGTCCACATGGACAAACTCGTGAATTGCCAGTGTTGCCCCGTTCGGATAGCACCTCGGAGTTTATGCCCCTGGATCAGAAGGAAGTGGAGTATTTCTTTGCCTCGGACGCCTCTGCTGTCATCGAGCACACAAATCGCGTCATCTACTTGGag GATGACGATGTGGCAGCTGTGAGAGATGGCACTCTGAGCATCCATCGTCTGAAGAAGAGCCTGGACGATCCACATGCCCGTGAGATCACCACATTGAAGATGGAGATTCAGCAGATCATGAAGGGCAACTACGATTACTTCATGCAGAAGGAGATCTTCGAGCAACCCGAATCTGTGGTCAACACGATGCGTGGACGCGTTCGCTTCGATGGCAACAGCATCGTCCTGGGCGGCATTAAGGATTACATTCCGGAGATCAAGCGTTGTCGTCGCCTGATGCTGATTGGATGCGGCACTTCGTATCACAGTGCTGTTGCCACACGGCAGCTGCTCGAGGAACTGACAGAGCTGCCCGTCATGGTGGAACTGGCCTCCGATTTCCTCGACCGCAACACGCCCATTTTCCGTGACGATGTCTGCTTCTTCATCTCGCAGTCGGGCGAAACCGCCGACACTTTGATGGCCCTGCGTTACTGCAAACAGCGTGGAGCTCTCATCGTGGGCATCACCAACACCGTGGGCAGCAGCATCTGCCGTGAGTCGCACTGTGGAGTCCACATCAATGCCGGTCCTGAGATCGGTGTGGCATCCACCAAGGCGTACACCTCACAGTTCATTTCGTTGGTCATGTTTGCCCTGGTCATGTCTGAGGATCGTCTGTCGCTGCAGCAACGTCGCCTGGAGATCCTGCAGGCTCTCTCCAACCTGGCTGATCAGATCCGTGAAGTGCTCAAGCTCGACTCCAAGGTGCAGGAGCTGGCCAAGGATTTATATCAGCACAAGTCGCTCTTGATCATGGGACGTGGCTACAACTTTGCCACTTGCCTGGAAGGTGCTCTG AAAGTGAAGGAGTTGACCTACATGCACAGCGAGGGCATCATGGCTGGAGAGTTGAAGCACGGTCCTCTGGCTCTGGTGGATGACTCGATGCCCGTGCTGATGATCGTGCTCCGTGATCCCGTCTATGTCAAGTGCATGAATGCCCTGCAACAGGTGACATCTCGCAAGGGTTGTCCCATCATCATCTGCGAAGAGGGCGATGAGGAGACGAAGGCCTTCTCCTCCCGCAGCCTTGAGATTCCCCGCACCGTCGACTGCCTGCAAGGCATCCTGACTGTCATTCCCATGCAGCTCCTCTCCTACCACATTGCCGTGCTCCGAGGCTGCGACGTCGACTGTCCGCGTAACTTGGCCAAGTCCGTGACTGTGGAGTAA
- the LOC117790880 gene encoding uncharacterized protein LOC117790880 isoform X2 — protein MRTSPILGLLICSAIIVNVAEAKPIFIKVFAPSSGYSYQSAPTVSPANTQFISSLITQKLNLLDNFLRAKSSFGSFGFTKTFAFTGPSSTTTTTESPVTQLTTEKTTLRRRSLQYIPKGQSQLQLQQQRLRQRQ, from the exons ATGAGAACGAGTCCGATTTTGGGTCTGTTGATTTGCAGTGCGATCATCGTGAATGTGGCCGAGGCCAAGCCGATCTTCATAAAGGTTTTCGCGCCGAGTAGTG GTTACTCCTATCAATCGGCACCGACAGTTTCCCCCGCCAACACGCAGTTCATCTCGAGTCTGATTACCCAGAAACTTAATTTGTTGGACAACTTCCTGCGGGCCAAATCATCTTTTGGCAGCTTTGGCTTTACCAAGACTTTCGCATTCACGGGTCCCAGCAgcacgacgacgacgacggagAGTCCAGTTACACAGCTGACCACAGAG AAGACGACATTGCGACGCCGAAGCCTACAGTACATCCCCAAAGGCCAATCACAActtcaactacaacaacaacgactccGTCAACGCCAGTAA
- the LOC117790683 gene encoding glutamine--fructose-6-phosphate aminotransferase [isomerizing] 2 isoform X4: MCGIFAYLNYLTPKSRQEVLDLLVTGLKRLEYRGYDSTGVAIDSADSKSIVMVKRTGKVKVLEDAIQEHFSGEDYSEPVLTHVGIAHTRWATHGVPCEMNSHPQRSDEGNGFVVVHNGIITNYNDVKTFLAKKGYEFESDTDTEVFAKLVHHLWKKHPNISFRELVEQAIQQVEGAFAIAVKSKHFPGECVAARRSSPLLVAIKTKTRLATDHIPILYGKDTDSGKPQVLPRSDSTSEFMPLDQKEVEYFFASDASAVIEHTNRVIYLEDDDVAAVRDGTLSIHRLKKSLDDPHAREITTLKMEIQQIMKGNYDYFMQKEIFEQPESVVNTMRGRVRFDGNSIVLGGIKDYIPEIKRCRRLMLIGCGTSYHSAVATRQLLEELTELPVMVELASDFLDRNTPIFRDDVCFFISQSGETADTLMALRYCKQRGALIVGITNTVGSSICRESHCGVHINAGPEIGVASTKAYTSQFISLVMFALVMSEDRLSLQQRRLEILQALSNLADQIREVLKLDSKVQELAKDLYQHKSLLIMGRGYNFATCLEGALKVKELTYMHSEGIMAGELKHGPLALVDDSMPVLMIVLRDPVYVKCMNALQQVTSRKGCPIIICEEGDEETKAFSSRSLEIPRTVDCLQGILTVIPMQLLSYHIAVLRGCDVDCPRNLAKSVTVE, from the exons GAATTTTCGCATACTTAAATTACCTGACGCCAAAGTCGCGCCAGGAGGTCCTAGATCTGCTGGTGACGGGATTGAAGCGACTGGAGTACCGTGGCTATGACTCCACTGGAGTGGCCATCGATTCAGCAGACAGCAAGAGCATTGTGATGGTTAAGAGGACTGGCAAGGTCAAGGTCCTGGAAGATGCAATTCAAGAGC ACTTCAGTGGGGAGGATTACAGTGAACCCGTGCTGACCCACGTGGGCATTGCACACACACGTTGGGCCACCCACGGTGTGCCCTGTGAGATGAACTCTCATCCACAGCGCTCAGACGAGGGCAACGGCTTCGTTGTGGTGCACAATGGCATCATTACCAACTACAATGACGTCAAAACTTTCCTGGCCAAAAAGGGCTACGAGTTCGAgtcggacacggacacggaagTCTTTGCCAAGCTGGTCCACCATTTGTGGAAGAAGCATCCCAACATTTCATTCCGCGAACTGGTCGAACAGGCCATTCAGCAAGTG gaGGGAGCATTTGCCATTGCCGTCAAGTCGAAGCATTTTCCGGGCGAGTGCGTCGCAGCCCGCCGGAGTTCCCCCCTCCTGGTGGCAATCAAGACAAAGACCCGTTTGGCCACAGATCACATTCCCATTCTCTATGGCAAGG aTACCGATTCTGGCAAGCCCCAAG TGTTGCCCCGTTCGGATAGCACCTCGGAGTTTATGCCCCTGGATCAGAAGGAAGTGGAGTATTTCTTTGCCTCGGACGCCTCTGCTGTCATCGAGCACACAAATCGCGTCATCTACTTGGag GATGACGATGTGGCAGCTGTGAGAGATGGCACTCTGAGCATCCATCGTCTGAAGAAGAGCCTGGACGATCCACATGCCCGTGAGATCACCACATTGAAGATGGAGATTCAGCAGATCATGAAGGGCAACTACGATTACTTCATGCAGAAGGAGATCTTCGAGCAACCCGAATCTGTGGTCAACACGATGCGTGGACGCGTTCGCTTCGATGGCAACAGCATCGTCCTGGGCGGCATTAAGGATTACATTCCGGAGATCAAGCGTTGTCGTCGCCTGATGCTGATTGGATGCGGCACTTCGTATCACAGTGCTGTTGCCACACGGCAGCTGCTCGAGGAACTGACAGAGCTGCCCGTCATGGTGGAACTGGCCTCCGATTTCCTCGACCGCAACACGCCCATTTTCCGTGACGATGTCTGCTTCTTCATCTCGCAGTCGGGCGAAACCGCCGACACTTTGATGGCCCTGCGTTACTGCAAACAGCGTGGAGCTCTCATCGTGGGCATCACCAACACCGTGGGCAGCAGCATCTGCCGTGAGTCGCACTGTGGAGTCCACATCAATGCCGGTCCTGAGATCGGTGTGGCATCCACCAAGGCGTACACCTCACAGTTCATTTCGTTGGTCATGTTTGCCCTGGTCATGTCTGAGGATCGTCTGTCGCTGCAGCAACGTCGCCTGGAGATCCTGCAGGCTCTCTCCAACCTGGCTGATCAGATCCGTGAAGTGCTCAAGCTCGACTCCAAGGTGCAGGAGCTGGCCAAGGATTTATATCAGCACAAGTCGCTCTTGATCATGGGACGTGGCTACAACTTTGCCACTTGCCTGGAAGGTGCTCTG AAAGTGAAGGAGTTGACCTACATGCACAGCGAGGGCATCATGGCTGGAGAGTTGAAGCACGGTCCTCTGGCTCTGGTGGATGACTCGATGCCCGTGCTGATGATCGTGCTCCGTGATCCCGTCTATGTCAAGTGCATGAATGCCCTGCAACAGGTGACATCTCGCAAGGGTTGTCCCATCATCATCTGCGAAGAGGGCGATGAGGAGACGAAGGCCTTCTCCTCCCGCAGCCTTGAGATTCCCCGCACCGTCGACTGCCTGCAAGGCATCCTGACTGTCATTCCCATGCAGCTCCTCTCCTACCACATTGCCGTGCTCCGAGGCTGCGACGTCGACTGTCCGCGTAACTTGGCCAAGTCCGTGACTGTGGAGTAA
- the LOC117790880 gene encoding cell wall integrity and stress response component 4 isoform X1 translates to MRTSPILGLLICSAIIVNVAEAKPIFIKVFAPSSGYSYQSAPTVSPANTQFISSLITQKLNLLDNFLRAKSSFGSFGFTKTFAFTGPSSTTTTTESPVTQLTTEVNTDFIPEVSSSTQSVSTTTTEDDIATPKPTVHPQRPITTSTTTTTTPSTPVTPVIPEKSTTEEPIEETTSRATNGYSYQTPTSRLIDSNTVRTYDYPSP, encoded by the exons ATGAGAACGAGTCCGATTTTGGGTCTGTTGATTTGCAGTGCGATCATCGTGAATGTGGCCGAGGCCAAGCCGATCTTCATAAAGGTTTTCGCGCCGAGTAGTG GTTACTCCTATCAATCGGCACCGACAGTTTCCCCCGCCAACACGCAGTTCATCTCGAGTCTGATTACCCAGAAACTTAATTTGTTGGACAACTTCCTGCGGGCCAAATCATCTTTTGGCAGCTTTGGCTTTACCAAGACTTTCGCATTCACGGGTCCCAGCAgcacgacgacgacgacggagAGTCCAGTTACACAGCTGACCACAGAGGTAAACACAGATTTTATACCGGAAGTTAGCTCCAGCACTCAATCTGTGTCCACGACAACCACAGAAGACGACATTGCGACGCCGAAGCCTACAGTACATCCCCAAAGGCCAATCACAActtcaactacaacaacaacgactccGTCAACGCCAGTAACTCCAGTAATTCCAGAGAAGAGCACCACCGAGGAACCCATTGAGGAGACCACAAGCAGAGCCACCAATGGATACTCTTATCAGACGCCGACGTCCCGCCTTATCGACAGCAACACCGTCCGTACATACGACTATCCCTCTCCTTAA
- the LOC117790965 gene encoding alpha-N-acetylgalactosaminidase-like, with protein MQVLLEFLAYFICISFTFQQIHERGLKFGLYHDIGLRTCMDVGPGAQGHFSLDAETFANWGVDYVKLDGCFAKHMDLDTAYPQFGRALNRTGRPMVYSCSWPFYKKMPNYELIKTHCNLWRFTEDVEDSHLSVIRIMYNYFKNQNTLVKNGGPGHWNDPDMLVLGNFMLSYEASRLQLAMWAVMAAPLIMTNDLETVRPEIKALLQNRDIIQVDQDVLGIPGELALTSGNVQVWLRPIMPINNEGLHSYAVAFVLHGQNPPCPLCPQTFEALLEHLGLKNAMGYSVNDLFNISNYLGLYKPKDKFKTRINPQGVSFYKFTAEDFY; from the exons ATGCAAGTCCTGTTGGAATTTCTTGCctatttcatttgcatttcattcaCATTTCAACAGATTCATGAAAGAGGCCTGAAGTTTGGTCTTTATCACGATATTGGCCTGAGAACTTGCATGGATGTGGGACCGGGTGCCCAAGGACACTTCTCACTCGATGCCGAGACCTTTGCCAATTGGGGCGTGGACTATGTTAAGCTGGATGGCTGCTTTGCCAAGCACATGGACTTGGATACTGCCTATCCACAATTTGGCAGGGCATTAAATAGAACGGGTCGACCCATGGTCTATTCCTGCAGTTGGCCATTCTACAAAAAGATG CCCAACTACGAGCTTATCAAAACCCACTGCAATCTCTGGAGATTTACGGAGGATGTTGAGGATTCTCATCTATCTGTGATTCGCATCAtgtacaattattttaaaaaccaaaatacatTGGTCAAGAATGGCGGCCCTGGGCATTGGAATGATCCAGATATG TTGGTGCTTGGCAACTTTATGCTGAGCTATGAGGCAAGTCGTCTTCAACTGGCCATGTGGGCGGTAATGGCAGCTCCTCTAATAATGACCAATGATTTGGAGACTGTGCGTCCTGAAATTAAGGCATTATTACAGAATCGAGATATAATCCAAGTGGATCAGGATGTGCTTGGCATTCCGGGCGAATTAGCACTCACTTCCGGAAATGTACAG GTCTGGCTACGACCCATTATGCCCATTAATAACGAGGGCCTTCACTCCTATGCCGTGGCATTTGTGCTTCATGGACAAAATCCCCCCTGCCCCTTGTGCCCACAGACATTTGAAGCTCTCCTGGAACACTTGGGTCTTAAGAATGCTATGGGTTACTCGGTTAAT GATCTGTTTAATATAAGTAACTATTTGGGATTGTATAAGCCAAaggataaatttaaaactcgaATCAATCCACAAGGAGTCAGCTTTTATAAATTCACAGCAgaagatttttattaa
- the LOC117790683 gene encoding glutamine--fructose-6-phosphate aminotransferase [isomerizing] 2 isoform X1: MCGIFAYLNYLTPKSRQEVLDLLVTGLKRLEYRGYDSTGVAIDSADSKSIVMVKRTGKVKVLEDAIQEHFSGEDYSEPVLTHVGIAHTRWATHGVPCEMNSHPQRSDEGNGFVVVHNGIITNYNDVKTFLAKKGYEFESDTDTEVFAKLVHHLWKKHPNISFRELVEQAIQQVEGAFAIAVKSKHFPGECVAARRSSPLLVAIKTKTRLATDHIPILYGKDDKKLSSDQDTDSGKPQELRPHGQTRELPVLPRSDSTSEFMPLDQKEVEYFFASDASAVIEHTNRVIYLEDDDVAAVRDGTLSIHRLKKSLDDPHAREITTLKMEIQQIMKGNYDYFMQKEIFEQPESVVNTMRGRVRFDGNSIVLGGIKDYIPEIKRCRRLMLIGCGTSYHSAVATRQLLEELTELPVMVELASDFLDRNTPIFRDDVCFFISQSGETADTLMALRYCKQRGALIVGITNTVGSSICRESHCGVHINAGPEIGVASTKAYTSQFISLVMFALVMSEDRLSLQQRRLEILQALSNLADQIREVLKLDSKVQELAKDLYQHKSLLIMGRGYNFATCLEGALKVKELTYMHSEGIMAGELKHGPLALVDDSMPVLMIVLRDPVYVKCMNALQQVTSRKGCPIIICEEGDEETKAFSSRSLEIPRTVDCLQGILTVIPMQLLSYHIAVLRGCDVDCPRNLAKSVTVE, encoded by the exons GAATTTTCGCATACTTAAATTACCTGACGCCAAAGTCGCGCCAGGAGGTCCTAGATCTGCTGGTGACGGGATTGAAGCGACTGGAGTACCGTGGCTATGACTCCACTGGAGTGGCCATCGATTCAGCAGACAGCAAGAGCATTGTGATGGTTAAGAGGACTGGCAAGGTCAAGGTCCTGGAAGATGCAATTCAAGAGC ACTTCAGTGGGGAGGATTACAGTGAACCCGTGCTGACCCACGTGGGCATTGCACACACACGTTGGGCCACCCACGGTGTGCCCTGTGAGATGAACTCTCATCCACAGCGCTCAGACGAGGGCAACGGCTTCGTTGTGGTGCACAATGGCATCATTACCAACTACAATGACGTCAAAACTTTCCTGGCCAAAAAGGGCTACGAGTTCGAgtcggacacggacacggaagTCTTTGCCAAGCTGGTCCACCATTTGTGGAAGAAGCATCCCAACATTTCATTCCGCGAACTGGTCGAACAGGCCATTCAGCAAGTG gaGGGAGCATTTGCCATTGCCGTCAAGTCGAAGCATTTTCCGGGCGAGTGCGTCGCAGCCCGCCGGAGTTCCCCCCTCCTGGTGGCAATCAAGACAAAGACCCGTTTGGCCACAGATCACATTCCCATTCTCTATGGCAAGG ATGACAAGAAGCTGAGCTCCGATCAAG aTACCGATTCTGGCAAGCCCCAAG AATTACGTCCACATGGACAAACTCGTGAATTGCCAGTGTTGCCCCGTTCGGATAGCACCTCGGAGTTTATGCCCCTGGATCAGAAGGAAGTGGAGTATTTCTTTGCCTCGGACGCCTCTGCTGTCATCGAGCACACAAATCGCGTCATCTACTTGGag GATGACGATGTGGCAGCTGTGAGAGATGGCACTCTGAGCATCCATCGTCTGAAGAAGAGCCTGGACGATCCACATGCCCGTGAGATCACCACATTGAAGATGGAGATTCAGCAGATCATGAAGGGCAACTACGATTACTTCATGCAGAAGGAGATCTTCGAGCAACCCGAATCTGTGGTCAACACGATGCGTGGACGCGTTCGCTTCGATGGCAACAGCATCGTCCTGGGCGGCATTAAGGATTACATTCCGGAGATCAAGCGTTGTCGTCGCCTGATGCTGATTGGATGCGGCACTTCGTATCACAGTGCTGTTGCCACACGGCAGCTGCTCGAGGAACTGACAGAGCTGCCCGTCATGGTGGAACTGGCCTCCGATTTCCTCGACCGCAACACGCCCATTTTCCGTGACGATGTCTGCTTCTTCATCTCGCAGTCGGGCGAAACCGCCGACACTTTGATGGCCCTGCGTTACTGCAAACAGCGTGGAGCTCTCATCGTGGGCATCACCAACACCGTGGGCAGCAGCATCTGCCGTGAGTCGCACTGTGGAGTCCACATCAATGCCGGTCCTGAGATCGGTGTGGCATCCACCAAGGCGTACACCTCACAGTTCATTTCGTTGGTCATGTTTGCCCTGGTCATGTCTGAGGATCGTCTGTCGCTGCAGCAACGTCGCCTGGAGATCCTGCAGGCTCTCTCCAACCTGGCTGATCAGATCCGTGAAGTGCTCAAGCTCGACTCCAAGGTGCAGGAGCTGGCCAAGGATTTATATCAGCACAAGTCGCTCTTGATCATGGGACGTGGCTACAACTTTGCCACTTGCCTGGAAGGTGCTCTG AAAGTGAAGGAGTTGACCTACATGCACAGCGAGGGCATCATGGCTGGAGAGTTGAAGCACGGTCCTCTGGCTCTGGTGGATGACTCGATGCCCGTGCTGATGATCGTGCTCCGTGATCCCGTCTATGTCAAGTGCATGAATGCCCTGCAACAGGTGACATCTCGCAAGGGTTGTCCCATCATCATCTGCGAAGAGGGCGATGAGGAGACGAAGGCCTTCTCCTCCCGCAGCCTTGAGATTCCCCGCACCGTCGACTGCCTGCAAGGCATCCTGACTGTCATTCCCATGCAGCTCCTCTCCTACCACATTGCCGTGCTCCGAGGCTGCGACGTCGACTGTCCGCGTAACTTGGCCAAGTCCGTGACTGTGGAGTAA